One segment of Meriones unguiculatus strain TT.TT164.6M chromosome X, Bangor_MerUng_6.1, whole genome shotgun sequence DNA contains the following:
- the LOC132649932 gene encoding PWWP domain-containing DNA repair factor 4-like, with protein MNSAEYVLCGWKGQLWPARVLSRPRTSAHSKRRGAPFLEVQILPMGEKTRVRSTKARPLSKSEIVSLASMAGKESQGNGSPKQTRAYRRALKVALDILGEGGCLQGGRTGGQRTSTRTSPQKVPKEQANSKPRPRFRLRVRLCFQKHNQKGQELSQRSPGKQHRQGPVLPVGSQKVPTVRGGKAQAHTTVGPPHFEMKQNVLRGIRVRPCHTTLEGNSGRNACMKKLNTSKPKSLTASASRQSVRAKKEQQAASGPLRCIWSSPKALKQQARFADLHTRATGGQRKNAFHESKEDHGPGTLKPAANSASAACMPPILRLRRSLRIANRKRKIHVLCPHCRVPELEPCAHSKVTKTRFKRRRSTIQKARQAAKVASAQLQNTIEQGMLVWFKFQDLPFWPAVVKSVSQNDKMARVLLMEANMQFEHKGVRAPLHKLKHLDCGEKISLIRRASRVYSQGISWCLTVIDHYREGLACGAYLGSFMGYYTAQVSYPLRRAIQEGDLHIDFPKVSYVDLEDWEEENAPGGKGPRKKVLPDRMRAAWDRANQKLVDFIVKRKGADQHLREIVQGRKPSRWVDNLWKSRGEDFCIETYLEDDDQLHLVARHLQEICKEADEALLSLTRGDKVQFTMDVLLPEAIICSIAALYELSYKEAEEKYLHGPPVHYREKELFEKNLLKAARKRSAVRIGAARAPHAPIP; from the coding sequence ATGAACTCTGCAGAGTATGTGCTGTGTGGCTGGAAGGGTCAGCTGTGGCCTGCCAGGGTGTTGTCCAGACCCAGGACATCAGCCCATAGTAAGAGGAGAGGGGCACCTTTCCTGGAGGTGCAAATCTTGCCTATGGGGGAGAAGACAAGAGTGAGGAGCACCAAAGCAAGGCCACTATCCAAGTCTGAAATTGTGAGCCTTGCCTCCATGGCAGGGAAGGAGTCACAGGGCAATGGCTCACCAAAGCAGACCAGAGCATACAGAAGAGCCCTCAAGGTGGCTCTCGATatcctgggggagggaggctgtttgCAAGGTGGAAGGACAGGTGGCCAAAGaaccagcacaagaacaagtcCTCAAAAGGTtccaaaagagcaggccaactccAAACCACGTCCTCGCTTTCGCCTGCGCGTGCGTCTGTGCTTCCAAAAGCACAACCAGAAAGGCCAAGAGCTCTCCCAGAGGAGTCCAGGAAAGCAGCACCGTCAGGGTCCTGTGTTGCCAGTGGGCTCACAGAAAGTGCCCACAGTGCGAGGTGGAAAAGCCCAGGCACACACCACTGTTGGGCCTCCACACTTTGAGATGAAACAGAATGTCCTAAGAGGCATCAGAGTACGGCCATGTCACACAACACTGGAAGGAAATTCTGGTCGTAATGCATGCATGAAAAAGCTAAACACATCCAAACCCAAGTCTttgactgcctcagcctccaggcagAGTGTACGGGCTAAGAAAGAGCAGCAGGCTGCTTCTGGGCCACTGAGGTGCATCTGGTCCTCGCCCAAAGCCCTCAAGCAACAAGCACGTTTTGCTGACCTACACACCAGGGCTACTGGAGGCCAAAGGAAGAATGCCTTCCATGAGAGCAAGGAGGACCACGGCCCGGGCACCCTGAAGCCAGCTGCAAACTCGGCCTCAGCAGCTTGCATGCCTCCAATCCTGAGGCTGCGAAGATCCCTCCGCATTGCtaacaggaaaaggaagatcCACGTGCTGTGTCCACATTGCAGGGTGCCAGAACTGGAACCGTGTGCTCACTCAAAGGTGACGAAGACCAGGTTCAAGAGGAGGCGTTCCACCATTCAAAAAGCACGCCAAGCTGCCAAGGTGGCTTCTGCCCAGCTACAGAATACCATTGAACAAGGAATGCTGGTCTGGTTCAAATTTCAGGACCTTCCATTCTGGCCAGCGGTGGTAAAAAGTGTCAGCCAAAATGACAAGATGGCGAGGGTGTTGTTGATGGAAGCTAACATGCAGTTTGAGCACAAGGGTGTCCGTGCCCCTCTACACAAGTTGAAACATCTGGACTGTGGAGAAAAAATATCACTCATAAGAAGAGCCAGCAGAGTGTACAGCCAGGGCATCAGCTGGTGCCTCACAGTGATCGACCACTACAGAGAGGGCCTGGCCTGTGGCGCCTACCTGGGCTCCTTTATGGGCTATTACACTGCCCAAGTCAGTTACCCGCTAAGGAGGGCCATCCAGGAAGGAGACCTGCACATTGATTTCCCTAAGGTGAGCTATGTGGACCTGGAAGATTGGGAGGAGGAGAATGCCCCAGGTGGGAAAGGCCCCCGCAAGAAAGTTCTGCCTGACCGTATGAGGGCTGCTTGGGACAGAGCCAACCAGAAGCTCGTGGACTTCATAGTGAAGAGAAAGGGGGCCGACCAGCACCTGCGGGAGATTGTGCAGGGCAGAAAACCGTCCAGGTGGGTGGACAATCTTTGGAAATCAAGGGGGGAAGACTTCTGTATTGAGACCTACCTGGAGGATGACGACCAGTTGCATCTTGTGGCCAGGCATTTGCAAGAAATATGCAAGGAAGCAGATGAGGCTCTGCTCTCCCTGACTAGAGGAGATAAAGTGCAGTTTACCATGGACGTTCTTCTTCCAGAAGCAATCATCTGCTCCATCGCTGCCCTCTATGAGCTCAGCTacaaggaggcagaagagaagtacCTGCATGGCCCACCAGTGCACTACCGTGAGAAAGAGCTCTTTGAAAAGAACCTCTTAAAGGCAGCCCGGAAGAGGTCAGCAGTCAGAATTGGGGCTGCCAGGGCCCCTCATGCACCCATTCCTTAG